A single genomic interval of Daucus carota subsp. sativus chromosome 1, DH1 v3.0, whole genome shotgun sequence harbors:
- the LOC108217701 gene encoding uncharacterized protein LOC108217701, translated as MPPRRRVGTRGHPAESGSQSSNNQERTDPNEFDHENYEEEEAEETPVEGARGANPMEQFMNLLRQNLAQPPQPHPPPGPNMAVANAFKAFKSLKPPEFLGTADPVEAKAWLKEMEKSFEIMGTGAAQKTIFATYLLKGEANYWWEAKKGMEPAGVVTWERFTELFLEKYFPRFMESQMELKFLELKQENMSVDEYEAKFTELSRFVPEFVNTEAKRARRFQLGLKQWIQNRVSMLEITDYATLVQKASIVEAGSEQSLKNKEVKKRKFDSRGKSSFGGSFSSKTARGTVSQPTKNTGFRRAESISVGQSGRQGGMSHFSQSRPPLPDCKTCGKRHLGECTQKSVVCYKCNKTGHYSNNCPQGGPKCFEFGKMGHMKKNCPSANPAGSRISGAASNRPPTARTFNMTVQDAVRHTDVIAGTLLLNSTRANTLFDSGATRSFISRDFASRLNLKAELLKESLTVEIANQELIPVSQIHLDCNLEIEGENFQVDLIPFKLGEFDVILGMDWLARNGAHIDCEKKKIYLKKSEKKKIVFKGQRGCEAYLAHVIDTKREFPKIQDIPVVNEFEDVFPTDLPGLPPDREIEFAIDLAPGTTPVSKAPYRLAPVEMKELATQLQELLDKGMIRPSVSPWGAPVLFVKKKDGSMRLCIDYRELNKLTIKNRYP; from the exons ATGCCTCCGCGACGCAGAGTAGGTACTAGAGGCCACCCAGCCGAATCAGGTAGCCAAAGCAGTAATAACCAAGAGCGGACTGACCCCAATGAGTTCGACCATGAGAACTACGAAGAGGAAGAGGCTGAGGAAACCCCAGTAGAAGGAGCCCGAGGGGCAAACCCTATGGAACAATTCATGAACTTGCTCCGACAGAATCTCGCCCAGCCACCTCAACCACACCCACCACCAGGACCTAACATGGCAGTGGCAAATGCCTTTAAGGCTTTCAAATCCCTTAAGCCTCCAGAGTTCCTAGGGACTGCAGACCCAGTCGAGGCAAAAGCCTGGTTAAAAGAAATGGAGAAATCCTTTGAGATAATGGGCACTGGAGCCGCCCAAAAGACCATCTTTGCCACCTACCTTCTGAAAGGGGAGGCCAACTATTGGTGGGAAGCCAAAAAGGGTATGGAACCAGCCGGAGTAGTAACTTGGGAAAGGTTCACCGAATTGTTCTTGGAAAAATACTTCCCAAGGTTCATGGAGTCCCAGATGGAGCTCAAGTTCCTTGAACTGAAACAAGAAAATATGTCGGTGGATGAGTATGAGGCCAAGTTTACGGAACTATCAAGGTTTGTGCCTGAATTTGTCAACACTGAGGCCAAGCGAGCTCGAAGGTTTCAACTAGGTTTAAAGCAGTGGATCCAGAATAGGGTGTCGATGCTTGAGATTACTGACTACGCCACCCTAGTGCAGAAGGCATCGATTGTGGAAGCTGGTAGTGAGCAATCGCTGAAGAACAAGGAAGTAAAGAAAAGGAAGTTTGATAGCCGGGGAAAAAGTTCTTTTGGTGGGAGTTTTTCTAGTAAGACGGCAAGAGGGACGGTGTCACAACCAACAAAGAACACGGGATTCAGGAGGGCTGAGAGCATAAGCGTAGGCCAGAGCGGCAGGCAGGGAGGGATGTCTCACTTTAGTCAGTCTCGACCTCCGCTCCCTGATTGTAAAACTTGTGGCAAAAGACACCTGGGGGAATGTACCCAAAAATCTGTGGTGTGCTACAAGTGTAACAAGACTGGGCATTACTCAAACAACTGCCCCCAAGGAGGACCCAAGTGTTTTGAATTCGGAAAGATGGGGCACATGAAGAAGAACTGCCCCTCAGCAAATCCTGCCGGCTCGAGAATCAGTGGGGCCGCCTCTAACAGACCCCCAACTGCTAGGACCTTCAACATGACGGTGCAAGATGCTGTGAGGCACACAGATGTGATAGCAGGTACTCTCTTGCTAAATTCGACTCGTGCAAATACATTATTTGACTCTGGAGCTACCAGGTCTTTCATATCTAGGGATTTTGCATCTAGATTAAACCTTAAAGCTGAATTGTTAAAAGAGTCATTAACGGTAGAGATAGCTAATCAGGAATTAATTCCTGTCAGTCAAATACATCTGGATTGCAACCTAGAGATAGAAGGAGAGAATTTCCAGGTAGACTTGATCCCTTTCAAACTAGGAGAATTTGATGTCATTCTAGGAATGGATTGGCTAGCCAGAAATGGAGCACATATAGATTGCGAAAAGAAAAAGATTTATTTGAAAAAGTCCGAAAAGAAGAAGATAGTGTTTAAGGGACAAAG AGGGTGTGAGGCTTACCTAGCTCATGTGATTGATACCAAAAGAGAGTTCCCTAAAATTCAAGATATTCCCGTGGTAAACGAATTCGAGGATGTATTCCCAACTGACCTTCCCGGATTACCCCCTGACCGAGAGATAGAGTTTGCAATTGACTTAGCTCCAGGAACTACACCTGTCTCTAAGGCCCCGTATCGACTAGCTCCCGTGGAGATGAAGGAGTTAGCCACTCAGCTACAAGAATTGTTAGATAAGGGGATGATTAGACCCAGTGTTTCACCCTGGGGTGCTCCGGTGTTATTTGTAAAGAAAAAGGACGGCAGTATGAGACTGTGCATAGATTATCGGGAGTTGAACAAACTAACTATTAAGAATAGGTACCCGTAG